A genomic stretch from Pristiophorus japonicus isolate sPriJap1 chromosome 6, sPriJap1.hap1, whole genome shotgun sequence includes:
- the LOC139265489 gene encoding uncharacterized protein — protein MVLGKGAKKTSATAADQWHTRGGPPTQEPLTDMEIRALSLVGDSNRATTGIGADPLAQDDSEDSDHTDTERPDDRPTTSTSGVTQPSPDFTTGRDVEEEELLILEPVEVGVETEEDTPAPCGPARTSSIMECVFSGFPHGSSDSAGPSRAQQGTPSVAAPLLQRRRLVQKRSVAVGVYQDMVRLSQASGDIGRELLKAMTTIAANIAALSEQQSEDMSRMIIVMERTAVEAMQQSTGSGHGAEFPCAIVVRLLTVLRK, from the exons atggtactggggaaaggtgcc aagaagacatctgcaacagCAGCCGATCAATGGCATACGAGGGGAGGACCCCCAACCCAAGAGCCTCTGACTGACatggagatccgtgccctgtctctggttggggatagcaaccgtgccaccaccggcattggagctgacccactcgcacaggatg actcggaagattcagaccacaccgacacagagagaccagatgacagacccactacctccacctctggcgtcacccagccctctcctgacttcaccactggcagagatgtggaagaggaagagctgctgatcctggagccagtggaggtgggggtggagacggaggaggatacaccagctccatgtggtccAGCTAGAACATCCTCCATCATGGAGTGTGTATTCagtggattcccccatggctcctctgattctgcgggaccaagccgtgcgcagcaaggcacccccagtgttgcagcgcctttgctgcagcgacggaggttggtgcagaaaaggtcggttgctgtaggcgtgtaccaggacatggtgcgtctgtcacaggccagcggcgacataggtcgagagctgctcaaggccatgactacaatagccgcaaacatcgcagctctatcagagcagcagtcggaggatatgtcgcgtatgatcaTAGTGATGGAGCGGACCGCCGTCGAAGCCATgcagcaatcgacgggatcgggacatggcgcggaattcccctgtgccatagtagtcag ATTGCTAACGGTTCTAAGGAAATGA